From a single Phoenix dactylifera cultivar Barhee BC4 unplaced genomic scaffold, palm_55x_up_171113_PBpolish2nd_filt_p 001897F, whole genome shotgun sequence genomic region:
- the LOC120109195 gene encoding glycine--tRNA ligase, mitochondrial 1-like, whose product MGPTLNFLFKNPLPPSDRPFSTISRSLTPSKTLILRAAPSPSPMAASEDYLRRSLAEKQTAVDAQSEAVRALKALPGVSEDEIDAAVEVLKALKVEHGAAKKQLRSAVSGKVAFQKAVENTLKRRFFLIRGSMISGEPLTYRHPGSAFKSNVLDFWRQHFVLEEYMMQVDRPCVISEYMLPSGVWYLVAVRLSVDCRCMWPKTAQGIPVNFKYLYDYNDEKLPFAAAGTRVAFRNEISPCQGLFRDGNFTLAEIEHFVDHEDKSHPKFVDVAGLEFLMFPREEQLAGKSVKSMVLGEAVSEATINNETLGYFIGRVYLFLTRLGIDKDRLRFRQHLPNEMAQYAADCWDAEIECSYGWIECVGIADRSAYDLLAHLEKSRVSEPREVEKLVITPSEEQLGLAFKGNQRMVVEALEAMSEKEALEMKEALDDKGEADFQVCTLGKSVRIKKNMVSISMERKEEHQTDFYNLSVITLSFVTGRIIYCLFEHSFYTRPSKSGDVQRNVFRFPLLVAPIKCTVFPLIKSQQFVEVANLIAKSLKAANISHELDVTGKSIGKRYAISDELGVPYAITVDSTASVTMRQRDSKEQIRVSIEEVVSVVKKVTVGQSTWADVLCRYPTHVATHADEL is encoded by the exons ATGGGGCCCACCCTCAACTTCCTGTTTAaaaaccccctccctccttccgaCCGTCCCTTCTCCACCATTTCCAGATCCCTTACCCCATCCAAAACCCTCATCCTCCGCGCCGCGCCGAGCCCCTCGCCCATGGCCGCCTCCGAGGACTACCTCCGGCGGTCCCTCGCCGAGAAGCAGACCGCCGTCGACGCCCAGTCCGAGGCCGTCCGGGCCCTCAAGGCCCTCCCCGGCGTCTCCGAGGACGAGATCGACGCCGCCGTCGAGGTCCTCAAGGCCCTCAAGGTCGAGCACGGCGCCGCCAAGAAGCAACTCCGGTCCGCCGTCAGCGGCAAGGTGGCGTTCCAGAAGGCCGTCGAAAACACGCTGAAGAGGAGGTTCTTCTTGATCCGCGGCTCCATGATCTCCGGCGAACCCCTCACCTACAGGCATCCTGGGAGCGCCTTCAAGTCCAACGTCCTTGACTTTTGGCGCCAG CACTTTGTTTTGGAGGAGTACATGATGCAGGTGGATCGTCCCTGTGTCATTTCAGAGTACATGCTTCCTAG TGGTGTCTGGTATTTAGTTGCTGTTCGATTATCTGTGGATTGTAGGTGTATGTGGCCAAAAACAGCACAGGGTATTCCGGTGAATTTTAAGTACTTGTACGATTACAATGACGAGAAGCTTCCATTTGCAGCAGCTGGGACTAGGGTGGCATTTAGAAATGAG ATTTCACCTTGCCAAGGTCTTTTCAGAGACGGCAATTTCACACTAGCTGAGATAGAGCACTTTGTGGATCATGAGGACAAATCCCACCCAAAGTTTGTTGATGTTGCCGGCCTGGAGTTTTTGATGTTCCCTAGGGAAGAGCAACTAGCAGGGAAATCAGTCAAGTCAATGGTCCTTGGTGAAGCTGTTTCAGAG GCAACAATCAACAATGAGACACTTGGTTACTTCATAGGACGGGTGTATCTTTTCTTGACTCGTCTGGGAATTGACAAAGATAGATTGCGCTTCAGGCAGCATCTGCCAAATGAGATGGCTCAGTATGCTGCAGACTGTTGGGATGCGGAAATAGAATGCTCCTATGGTTGGATTGAATGTGTTGGGATTGCTGATAGGTCTGCTTATGATTTACTAGCTCATTTG GAGAAAAGTCGTGTCTCAGAACCTAGAGAGGTGGAG aAGCTGGTTATTACCCCATCAGAAGAGCAACTAGGTCTTGCATTTAAGGGTAACCAAAGAATGGTGGTTGAAGCATTGGAG GCCATGAGTGAAAAAGAAGCGCTGGAAATGAAAGAAGCTCTGGATGATAAAGGAGAGGCGGACTTCCAAGTTTGTACACTTGGAAAATCTGTAAGGATCAAGAAAAACATGGTATCTATCAGTATGGAAAGAAAGGAGGAACATCAGACGGATTTTTATAACCTTTCAGTCATCACGCTATCTTTTGTTACTGGACGAATAATCTACTGTCTCTTTGAGCATTCTTTCTACACAAGACCAAGCAAATCAGGGGATGTACAGCGGAATGTGTTCCGCTTCCCTCTTCTAGTGGCTCCAATTAAGTGCACGGTTTTCCCATTAATCAAGTCTCAACAGTTTGTTGAAGTGGCCAACCTCATAGCTAAATCACTAAAGGCGGCTAATATCTCACATGAATTAGATGTTACAG GCAAGTCTATAGGGAAACGTTATGCCATATCGGATGAGCTTGGTGTCCCCTACGCCATAACTGTCGATTCGACTGCTAGTGTGACCATGCGTCAGAGGGACAGCAAGGAGCAGATCCGTGTAAGCATTGAGGAGGTGGTCTCAGTTGTGAAAAAAGTCACGGTTGGGCAAAGCACATGGGCTGATGTGCTCTGTAGATACCCAACCCACGTTGCTACACATGCTGATGAGTTGTGA